A region of Diospyros lotus cultivar Yz01 chromosome 3, ASM1463336v1, whole genome shotgun sequence DNA encodes the following proteins:
- the LOC127798243 gene encoding eukaryotic translation initiation factor 2 subunit beta: MADTENQSEVKEEVADIAPFDPTKKKKKKKVVIQDPADDAVDKLAEKTESLSVSDGLENTFSGLKKKKKKPVQTDAFSDEKENTGDDFEDHIGDDEEGEGIILQPQFPWEGSDRDYEYEELLGRVFNILRENNPELAGDRRRTVMRPPQVLREGTKKTVFVNFMDLCKTMHRQPEHVMTFLLAEMGTSGSLDGQQRLVVKGRFAPKNFEGILRRYVNEYVICNGCKSPDTILSKENRLFFLRCEKCGSGRSVAPIKAGFVARVGRRKAGT, translated from the exons ATGGCGGATACAGAAAATCAAAGCGAAGTGAAGGAGGAGGTAGCAGAT ATTGCCCCATTTGATCCcactaaaaagaagaaaaagaagaaggttgTAATTCAAGATCCTGCAGATGATGCTGTGGACAAGTTGGCTGAGAAAACTGAAAGCTTATCAG TTTCTGATGGTCTTGAGAATACCTTTTCTGgtttgaaaaagaagaagaaaaaacca GTCCAGACTGATGCATTCAGTGATGAGAAAGAGAATACAGGGGATGATTTCGAGG ATCATAttggagatgatgaagaagggGAAGGAATTATCTTGCAACCACAGTTCCCATGGGAAGGGAGTGATCGGGATTATGAATATGAGGAG CTTCTGGGCCGTGTGTTCAACATTCTACGTGAGAACAATCCTGAGCTTGCGGGAGATAGGCGCAGAACAGTCATGAGACCTCCTCAAGTTCTGCGTGAAGGCACAAAGAAAACTGTCTTTGTCAACTTCATGGATCTCTGCAAGAC GATGCATAGGCAGCCAGAGCATGTGATGACTTTCTTGCTGGCTGAAATGGGGACAAGTGGATCACTTGATGGACAGCAAAGATTAGTTGTGAAGGGAAGATTTGCACCAAAAAATTTTGAAGGGATCTTGCGGAGATATGTCA ATGAATATGTTATCTGTAATGGTTGCAAGAGTCCAGACACAATTCTCTCGAAAGAGAATCGTCTTTTCTTCCTCAGATGTGAGAAG TGTGGTTCAGGGCGATCAGTTGCTCCAATCAAGGCTGGTTTTGTAGCCCGTGTTGGCCGTCGTAAGGCTGGAACATGA
- the LOC127798245 gene encoding uncharacterized protein LOC127798245: MDMGNRRQLGSKAAFLCLILTAFFLLRFTAAENTRDPTDNVNLSPFRAWRSAHWCLVNLKKAGICQGAQLLTETGELKVEASEVDGFCKGGCGDQTRAALTCVHHCMRHYKFANKARVSDLNSTLSKICP, translated from the exons ATGGATATGGGAAATCGCCGGCAATTGGGTTCCAAAGCTGCATTCCTTTGCCTCATTCTCACCgccttctttcttcttcgcTTCACCGCAGCAGAAA ACACCAGAGATCCCACAGACAACGTTAATCTAAGCCCATTCCGGGCCTGGAGAAGTGCTCATTGGTGCCTCGTCAACTTGAAg AAAGCGGGGATATGCCAAGGAGCGCAGTTGTTAACGGAAACCGGGGAGCTGAAAGTGGAGGCGAGTGAAGTGGATGGGTTCTGCAAGGGGGGATGCGGGGACCAGACAAGGGCAGCTCTCACCTGCGTTCACCACTGCATGCGCCACTACAAGTTCGCCAACAAGGCTCGCGTTTCCGACCTCAACTCCACCCTCTCCAAAATTTGCCCCTAA
- the LOC127798460 gene encoding trans-cinnamate 4-monooxygenase, translating to MDLLLLEKTLLGLFIATVLAITISKLRGKRFKLPPGPLPVPVFGNWLQVGDDLNHRNLSDLAKKFGQIFLLRMGQRNLVVVSSPDLAKEVLHTQGVEFGSRTRNVVFDIFTGKGQDMVFTVYGEHWRKMRRIMTVPFFTNKVVQQYRFGWEEEAAQVVEDVRKNPEAAAGGIVLRRRLQLMMYNNMYRIMFDRRFESEEDPLFGKLKALNGERSRLAQSFDYNYGDFIPILRPFLRGYLKICKEVKETRLKIFKDYFVDERKKLPSTKSMNNDSLKCAIDHILDAQQKGEINEDNVLYIVENINVAAIETTLWSIEWGIAELVNHPEIQTKLRRELDTVLGPGVQITEPDTHRLPYLQAVIKETLRLRMAIPLLVPHMNLHDAKLGGYDIPAESKILVNAWWLANNPDQWKKPEEFRPERFLEEEAKVEANGNDFRYLPFGVGRRSCPGIILALPILGITLGRLVQNFELLPPPGQSKIDTTEKGGQFSLHILKHSTIVLKPRSF from the exons ATGGACCTTCTCCTCTTAGAGAAGACCCTCCTGGGTCTTTTCATTGCCACCGTCCTCGCCATCACCATCTCTAAACTGCGCGGGAAACGCTTCAAGCTACCCCCGGGTCCCCTACCCGTACCCGTATTCGGAAATTGGCTCCAAGTCGGCGACGACCTGAACCACCGGAACTTGTCGGACCTCGCCAAGAAATTCGGCCAGATATTCCTTCTCCGCATGGGCCAGCGTAACCTTGTGGTGGTCTCCTCGCCGGATCTCGCGAAGGAGGTGCTCCATACACAGGGGGTCGAATTCGGGTCCCGAACCCGGAACGTCGTGTTCGATATCTTCACCGGGAAGGGCCAGGACATGGTGTTCACCGTGTACGGCGAGCACTGGAGGAAGATGCGGCGGATCATGACGGTGCCGTTCTTTACCAACAAGGTGGTGCAGCAGTACCGGTTCGGGTGGGAGGAGGAGGCAGCGCAGGTGGTGGAGGACGTGAGGAAGAATCCGGAGGCGGCGGCCGGCGGGATCGTGCTAAGGCGGCGGCTGCAGCTGATGATGTACAACAACATGTACAGGATCATGTTCGATCGGCGGTTCGAGAGCGAGGAGGACCCGTTGTTCGGGAAGCTGAAGGCACTGAATGGGGAGAGGAGTAGGCTGGCGCAGAGCTTCGACTACAACTATGGTGATTTCATTCCCATTCTGAGGCCGTTTCTGAGAGGGTACTTGAAAATCTGCAAAGAAGTTAAGGAGACGAGGTTGAAGATCTTCAAGGACTACTTCGTCGACGAAAGGAa GAAACTCCCAAGCACGAAGAGCATGAACAATGACAGCCTGAAATGTGCAATCGATCATATTCTGGATGCTCAGCAGAAGGGAGAGATCAATGAAGACAATGTTCTTTACATTGTTGAGAACATTAACGTCGCCG CCATCGAAACCACACTGTGGTCCATAGAATGGGGTATAGCAGAACTGGTCAACCACCCGGAGATTCAGACCAAACTCCGGCGAGAGCTCGACACGGTGCTCGGCCCCGGCGTCCAAATCACCGAGCCCGACACCCACCGCCTCCCCTACCTCCAAGCCGTCATCAAAGAGACTCTCCGCCTCCGCATGGCGATCCCCCTCCTCGTCCCCCACATGAACCTCCACGACGCCAAGCTCGGCGGCTACGACATCCCCGCCGAGAGCAAGATCCTCGTCAACGCCTGGTGGCTCGCCAACAACCCCGATCAATGGAAGAAGCCGGAGGAGTTCCGGCCCGAGAGGTTTCTGGAGGAGGAGGCCAAGGTCGAAGCCAACGGCAATGACTTCCGGTACCTTCCGTTCGGCGTCGGCCGCCGGAGCTGTCCTGGGATTATTCTGGCGCTGCCGATTCTGGGCATCACTCTGGGGCGTCTGGTCCAGAATTTCGAGCTGTTGCCTCCGCCGGGGCAGTCGAAGATTGATACTACGGAGAAAGGCGGGCAGTTCAGCTTGCACATCCTGAAGCATTCCACCATCGTGCTGAAACCAAGATCGTTTTAA